The Apium graveolens cultivar Ventura chromosome 6, ASM990537v1, whole genome shotgun sequence genome contains a region encoding:
- the LOC141665791 gene encoding uncharacterized protein LOC141665791 — protein sequence MTFSAEDYEDVIRPHEDPLIINPIIGQNKIWKVMVDTGNSANILFHKTYCKMNLAGEQLEPCNEAPLYAIGGYPIQFEGTITLPVLLGKLPYTVEKLVKFYVVRIESPYNAIFGRPFLSTFEAMESIPHLKLKFSTEKGIEEMRGDQKIARIIMLENLEKDQEYEGPDGTERRKRAESEPSGSR from the coding sequence ATGACCTTCAGCGCTGAAGATTACGAGGATGTCATTCGCCCGCACGAAGACCCTCTAATCATCAATCCCATCATCGGGCAGAACAAGATATGGAAAGTGATGGTGGATACAGGCAACTCGGCCAATATACTGTTCCACAAAACCTACTGCAAGATGAACTTGGCGGGAGAGCAACTAGAGCCCTGTAACGAGGCTCCCCTTTATGCCATCGGAGGATATCCTATTCAGTTCGAAGGAACGATTACTCTTCCGGTCCTCCTGGGTAAGTTGCCGTATACCGTCGAAAAGCTGGTGAAGTTCTATGTGGTTCGGATTGAAAGCCCGTACAATGCAATATTTGGCAGACCCTTCTTATCAACCTTTGAAGCAATGGAGTCTATACCCCACCTCAAACTCAAGTTCTCCACTGAAAAAGGGATAGAAGAAATGAGGGGCGATCAGAAAATCGCCCGAATCATAATGCTCGAAAACCTTGAGAAGGATCAGGAATATGAAGGACCAGATGGAACCGAGAGGAGGAAGCGGGCAGAATCCGAACCCAGCGGAAGCCGGTAA